In Candidatus Bathyarchaeota archaeon, a single genomic region encodes these proteins:
- a CDS encoding HD domain-containing protein, whose product MDELDVVRVSALLHDIGKLECWANRRPWSEHVEYTYRFVKACFGEEIALHAKRHHSGPSYADECLPKDDVERIVCLADNISSGADRRDQPSKGPFIPSPPVKLTHTLAGNIIRKSTEASHLAYLSQMLLRSLVDAGRNFSEDSKRAYSRVFNILKVSDLRFIPADTRDGVNDVSLWNHLKLAAAFATCIYLSGGWRGDDPSRYEFALLSGDADRISNFINESLRLPDLNARSRLIINATLRAKESLSEVLGPECVLYASGGSFLAISPPGLAEKALNVAEESFVESVNGLLSITTCFIISSGDRLMDAYGQVWREAIQKMRREKGTRLLIPRVELQEDVEPCDVCRMRPGMMEDKLKLLPIDAAPRFERLCVSCWGLREMGKGVELEKLKDERNLVGCIKADGDGVGRLLEGEKFAEKGRACTPSRISTLSDLIHGVFEERFIDVLEKFGGEPVYMGGDDLLAFTPGNAALEFAKEAYSVFRREMAGECTLSAGVAIFDYKLPVYVGVEAAGYLLSKAKSEGKNKIAYAAIGGAGVTSTELRMVKSWSWDALDKILDIANFMRASSISSSQLRRVAEAAASRRGSGEGRVRAEVLTKYLVGREYLSWSDGEKILKYLETDLLAEAYFVYNLFKGSLEDVGRKNF is encoded by the coding sequence TTGGATGAACTTGACGTCGTAAGAGTCTCTGCGCTACTTCATGATATTGGAAAGCTTGAATGCTGGGCTAATAGGAGACCTTGGTCTGAGCATGTTGAATACACATATAGGTTTGTGAAGGCCTGCTTTGGCGAGGAGATTGCGCTTCATGCGAAAAGGCATCATAGTGGGCCATCATATGCGGATGAATGTCTGCCAAAGGATGACGTAGAAAGAATAGTTTGTTTGGCTGACAATATTTCCTCCGGCGCAGATAGGCGGGATCAGCCCTCCAAGGGACCCTTTATACCGTCTCCGCCAGTGAAATTGACTCATACCCTTGCAGGGAATATTATCAGGAAGAGTACTGAGGCATCTCATTTGGCGTACTTGTCTCAGATGCTTCTTCGCAGCTTAGTTGATGCTGGCCGGAATTTTTCTGAAGACTCAAAGAGGGCGTATTCTAGGGTTTTCAACATATTGAAGGTTTCGGATCTTCGTTTCATTCCGGCAGATACTAGGGATGGGGTGAATGATGTTTCGCTTTGGAACCATTTGAAGCTGGCGGCGGCATTCGCGACATGCATATATCTTTCCGGAGGCTGGAGAGGGGACGATCCAAGTAGGTATGAATTCGCCCTCCTAAGCGGCGATGCTGACAGAATTTCCAATTTTATAAATGAGTCTCTACGCCTGCCTGATCTGAACGCTAGGAGCAGACTGATAATCAATGCAACCCTCAGGGCCAAGGAATCTCTGAGTGAAGTCTTGGGGCCTGAATGCGTCCTCTACGCGTCTGGAGGAAGTTTTCTTGCAATATCCCCGCCTGGTCTGGCTGAGAAGGCGCTAAATGTCGCCGAGGAAAGTTTTGTAGAGTCTGTTAACGGTCTTCTTTCAATCACCACTTGTTTCATCATTAGTAGTGGGGACAGACTCATGGATGCCTATGGTCAAGTGTGGAGGGAGGCGATTCAGAAGATGCGGCGGGAGAAAGGAACTCGACTACTCATTCCAAGGGTTGAATTGCAGGAGGATGTGGAGCCCTGCGATGTTTGTCGGATGCGGCCTGGAATGATGGAGGATAAGTTGAAGCTCCTGCCCATAGATGCTGCGCCGAGATTTGAGAGGCTCTGTGTTTCATGCTGGGGTCTTAGGGAGATGGGTAAGGGTGTTGAGCTTGAAAAACTGAAGGATGAGAGGAACCTTGTTGGGTGCATAAAAGCTGACGGTGACGGTGTCGGGAGATTGCTTGAAGGCGAAAAATTTGCTGAGAAGGGGAGGGCGTGCACTCCTTCAAGAATCTCAACTCTAAGCGATCTGATTCATGGGGTATTTGAGGAAAGATTCATAGATGTTCTTGAGAAGTTTGGCGGTGAACCCGTGTACATGGGAGGAGACGACCTATTAGCGTTTACGCCGGGTAATGCAGCCCTGGAATTCGCGAAGGAGGCGTACTCTGTTTTTAGACGGGAGATGGCGGGAGAATGCACGTTATCGGCAGGGGTTGCCATATTCGATTACAAGCTGCCTGTTTATGTTGGCGTTGAGGCTGCTGGATACTTGCTATCAAAGGCGAAGAGTGAGGGTAAAAATAAGATCGCATACGCTGCTATTGGCGGCGCTGGGGTGACATCAACTGAGCTGAGAATGGTTAAATCTTGGAGTTGGGACGCGCTGGATAAGATACTTGACATCGCCAATTTCATGCGTGCTAGCAGTATTTCATCCTCTCAACTTAGACGGGTAGCAGAGGCTGCGGCGAGTCGTAGAGGAAGTGGTGAGGGGCGTGTAAGAGCTGAGGTTCTAACCAAATATCTGGTGGGTAGAGAGTATCTGAGCTGGAGTGATGGAGAAAAGATCCTAAAGTATCTCGAGACAGACCTGTTGGCCGAAGCATATTTCGTTTACAACCTATTTAAAGGTAGTTTGGAGGATGTCGGAAGAAAAAATTTTTAA
- a CDS encoding RAMP superfamily CRISPR-associated protein, with protein sequence MSVFCYKIRGVLRAVTPLHIGSGLRTGVIKRCRGYLPGAVLRGAVGTALIKSVCKLDRPLINHEDCEHFEDCLYAQLFGEEFGKTSKVFFRYSYPQHLICNGVFEPSPMTLFRCISPQCRRVFDDFIAPDVCKCGASVKPYRGFKCSGCGELDDEPVKIGRLTLTAVDREKVSAAQIRVSDAEAAGTLHTLEVIEFGSRFSFEIVVHRDLGGALSILRNVLERALPDEGIGGSKSRGLGKVVVEDLRVEHVDTSSLESWADEFAADRFRVRLLSPLLLDGGSLDGASLLEAARRAYSWAFSEGKPKLPDVNLRRWVVRGELFSGWSLKFNRMRRVEPAVSAGSVYEFECDVKSRELALSLAALEHYAIGAYKPHGCGQIRIGKG encoded by the coding sequence ATGAGTGTATTCTGCTATAAAATACGTGGTGTTCTGAGGGCTGTTACACCGCTTCACATAGGCTCTGGTTTGAGGACCGGTGTCATTAAGCGTTGCCGTGGTTATCTCCCGGGAGCGGTTCTCCGCGGAGCTGTTGGCACAGCTTTGATAAAGAGTGTTTGCAAACTTGATAGGCCTCTGATTAATCATGAGGATTGTGAGCACTTTGAAGACTGCCTCTATGCCCAGTTGTTTGGAGAGGAGTTCGGTAAGACTTCAAAGGTATTCTTCCGCTACTCTTATCCGCAGCATTTGATTTGTAATGGGGTCTTTGAGCCTAGCCCTATGACGCTCTTTAGGTGCATTAGTCCTCAGTGCAGGAGGGTTTTCGACGATTTCATTGCTCCAGATGTCTGTAAGTGCGGCGCATCAGTTAAGCCCTATAGGGGCTTTAAGTGTTCTGGATGCGGAGAACTTGATGATGAACCGGTTAAGATTGGCAGGTTAACTTTGACTGCCGTCGACCGAGAAAAGGTTTCAGCGGCGCAGATCAGGGTGTCTGATGCCGAAGCCGCTGGCACACTTCACACCCTTGAGGTTATAGAGTTTGGAAGCCGTTTCAGCTTTGAGATTGTTGTTCACAGGGATCTGGGCGGTGCTCTAAGCATTCTTAGGAACGTATTGGAGAGGGCTCTGCCAGATGAGGGGATTGGGGGGTCAAAGTCTAGGGGGCTTGGAAAGGTTGTCGTCGAGGATTTGAGGGTTGAGCATGTCGATACATCTTCTCTGGAGAGTTGGGCTGATGAATTTGCGGCGGACCGCTTTAGAGTCAGGCTTCTCTCCCCCCTATTGCTTGATGGCGGATCTCTTGACGGGGCATCACTGCTTGAGGCTGCGCGTAGGGCTTATTCATGGGCCTTCAGTGAGGGTAAGCCTAAGCTTCCCGACGTAAACCTGAGAAGATGGGTTGTGAGGGGCGAACTCTTCAGCGGATGGTCACTGAAGTTTAATAGGATGAGGCGTGTTGAACCAGCTGTCTCCGCAGGCTCAGTCTACGAGTTTGAATGTGACGTTAAGAGCAGAGAGTTGGCGCTAAGCCTAGCTGCG
- the csx7 gene encoding CRISPR-associated RAMP protein Csx7, translated as MVFERLERRIIISGEIEAVTPIHIGSGKPEVDIGEVELPVLTSPDGKPYIPGSSLKGRVRSEAERIARKKGIEVCRPPDVREMCGSKKKDIKEFCICCRIFGTAGKISCASKVKFRDAYPIDKIDILLERTGIAIDRGTGTVASGALYSIQAVPAGARFSLEIVAENITDDELKLFKAALKSVEDSALGGSSTRGFGKVRIKIKSVKERTAGYYLGEEEEREIKGEELSNWLLSN; from the coding sequence ATGGTGTTTGAAAGGTTGGAGAGGAGAATCATAATCTCGGGGGAGATAGAAGCGGTGACTCCGATTCACATAGGGTCGGGAAAGCCTGAAGTTGATATCGGCGAAGTTGAATTACCAGTCCTGACTTCTCCAGATGGAAAGCCGTATATTCCAGGGTCTTCTTTGAAGGGCAGAGTGAGAAGCGAAGCTGAAAGGATAGCGCGTAAGAAGGGCATCGAGGTTTGTAGGCCGCCAGATGTGCGGGAGATGTGCGGCTCAAAGAAGAAGGACATCAAAGAGTTCTGCATTTGCTGCAGAATATTTGGGACAGCTGGGAAAATCTCCTGCGCAAGCAAAGTGAAGTTTAGGGATGCATACCCAATAGATAAAATTGATATACTATTAGAGAGGACTGGTATTGCCATAGATAGAGGAACCGGCACTGTGGCGAGTGGTGCACTCTACTCTATACAGGCGGTGCCCGCAGGTGCTAGATTCAGTTTGGAAATTGTTGCCGAGAACATTACCGATGATGAGCTTAAACTTTTTAAGGCTGCTTTGAAGTCTGTTGAGGACTCTGCTTTAGGCGGATCTTCGACACGAGGTTTTGGTAAGGTTAGGATAAAGATTAAGAGCGTTAAGGAGAGGACTGCTGGTTACTATCTTGGGGAGGAGGAAGAGAGGGAGATTAAGGGTGAGGAGCTGAGCAACTGGCTTCTTTCAAACTAG
- a CDS encoding type IV toxin-antitoxin system AbiEi family antitoxin domain-containing protein, translated as MLTECKETPNYEWAFSQDNSRKIAEAIARRGGVARFSEIEATSGVKGSVLYHHLNRLERFGVIEKEVKGTYRLTYRTPLCFLYQPETKVPVVYLGLLGRREAREEPEPAVAIRLLAKEGLRPDFIYVVTSPEALNEWKDLKLPYNWILCYREEIIDVDAVKEKIEQQLISLIKQFNVIMDCTSATKPATIAYYELAQKYKVPLIYIYEENVQLKWLISKEEIAKTLTYIASKNR; from the coding sequence ATGCTCACCGAATGCAAGGAAACACCAAATTATGAGTGGGCCTTCTCACAAGATAACAGTAGAAAAATTGCAGAGGCAATCGCTAGGAGAGGAGGAGTAGCAAGGTTCTCAGAGATAGAAGCAACGTCGGGTGTGAAGGGATCAGTATTATACCACCACCTGAATAGGCTTGAGAGATTTGGAGTAATCGAGAAAGAGGTGAAAGGAACATATCGCCTAACTTATAGGACACCGCTATGTTTCCTCTATCAACCGGAAACAAAGGTGCCAGTAGTGTATCTCGGGCTTCTTGGAAGAAGAGAGGCGAGAGAGGAACCGGAACCAGCAGTAGCAATTAGGCTGCTTGCAAAAGAGGGCTTAAGGCCAGATTTTATTTATGTCGTAACATCTCCGGAAGCCCTCAACGAGTGGAAAGACTTGAAACTACCCTACAATTGGATACTATGCTATAGGGAGGAAATTATAGATGTCGACGCTGTCAAAGAGAAAATTGAACAGCAGCTAATCAGCCTCATAAAACAGTTCAATGTTATAATGGATTGCACCTCAGCCACCAAGCCCGCGACCATAGCATACTATGAACTAGCGCAAAAATACAAAGTTCCACTCATCTACATATATGAAGAAAACGTTCAGCTAAAATGGTTAATCTCAAAGGAAGAAATAGCAAAAACGTTAACATACATTGCATCCAAAAATAGATGA
- a CDS encoding nitroreductase family protein translates to MNETIRAIKSRRSIRRFRTEQIPDKILDEILECAIHAPNARNQQKWHFTVIQNRSILAQMIDILRGNMLNSGVEFLVDRAKDPSFNPFGCAPTVILITADKSARFVEFDCAAAAENIMISAESLGLGSHVMAITELIFASEKGQRLKRELGIPEGYEHICTISLGYKDENPPPKPRRRDVINYVK, encoded by the coding sequence ATGAATGAGACTATTAGAGCCATCAAGAGTAGGAGGAGCATCAGAAGGTTTAGGACTGAACAAATACCTGACAAGATATTAGATGAGATATTAGAGTGCGCCATTCATGCGCCTAATGCTAGAAACCAGCAAAAGTGGCATTTCACAGTTATACAGAACAGAAGCATCCTTGCCCAGATGATTGACATTTTGAGGGGGAACATGCTAAATTCAGGAGTAGAATTTTTGGTTGACAGAGCCAAGGATCCCAGCTTCAATCCCTTCGGGTGCGCTCCAACAGTGATACTAATCACAGCCGATAAGTCGGCCAGGTTTGTCGAGTTTGACTGCGCGGCAGCCGCAGAGAACATAATGATTTCCGCAGAATCCCTCGGCCTAGGCTCACATGTAATGGCAATAACCGAATTAATTTTTGCATCAGAGAAGGGACAGAGGCTTAAAAGAGAATTAGGGATCCCAGAAGGATATGAGCATATATGCACAATATCCCTAGGATACAAGGATGAGAACCCGCCGCCAAAACCTAGAAGAAGAGATGTAATAAATTATGTAAAATAG